Proteins from a genomic interval of Sphingopyxis sp. QXT-31:
- a CDS encoding phosphotransferase family protein: MTDLAPLLSAFMTRALGPGAIADLGRLSGGANMESWAFDWGGEGYVLRRAPSAEYMADRPYGHPTEAALVQAAHAAGVKAPEVVGVLTDGDGMGTGYVMRRVIAEVSPAKILPAPPPSLVADLGRELARIHAIPAETIPDAIPHMDTAAALAELKARFLTYGGDRPAIALAIKWCEDHLPDPAAPVLVHGDYRMGNIMVDGDGLAVVLDWELAHRGDAHEDLAFGCMTVWRFGQLDKPAFGVGGLEDYFAAYEAAGGAPVDRDRFRFWLVYRTLWWALGCLQMGQAWRSGADTTVERVVVGRRTAEQELDLITLLEAEAPEAERARALPPSPGAGPAPVGEPINREIVQAVRDWIEGAIKPHAEGHAKFEAVVAMNALGIVMRDLDARTRAEDAALSHALMAGTRTLAEPGLLARLRRAVLDKCAVDSPKYAALAAARSLWGG; this comes from the coding sequence ATGACCGACCTTGCCCCGCTGCTGTCCGCTTTCATGACCCGCGCGCTCGGACCGGGCGCAATCGCGGATCTCGGCCGCCTGTCGGGCGGGGCGAATATGGAAAGCTGGGCGTTCGACTGGGGCGGTGAGGGGTATGTGCTGCGCCGCGCCCCGTCGGCGGAATATATGGCGGACCGCCCCTATGGCCATCCGACCGAGGCGGCGCTGGTGCAAGCGGCGCATGCCGCCGGGGTGAAGGCGCCCGAAGTCGTCGGCGTGCTGACCGACGGCGACGGCATGGGCACCGGTTATGTCATGCGCCGCGTGATCGCCGAGGTCAGTCCAGCGAAGATCCTGCCCGCCCCGCCGCCGTCGCTGGTCGCCGATCTCGGCCGCGAGCTCGCGCGCATCCATGCGATTCCGGCGGAGACCATCCCCGACGCGATCCCGCATATGGACACCGCCGCAGCGCTCGCCGAACTCAAGGCGCGCTTCCTGACCTATGGCGGCGACCGGCCGGCGATCGCGCTAGCGATCAAATGGTGCGAGGATCATCTGCCCGACCCGGCGGCGCCGGTGCTCGTCCACGGCGATTATCGCATGGGCAACATCATGGTCGATGGCGACGGCCTGGCCGTGGTGCTCGACTGGGAACTCGCGCATCGCGGCGACGCGCATGAGGATCTCGCCTTCGGCTGCATGACCGTGTGGCGCTTCGGCCAGCTCGACAAACCGGCGTTCGGGGTCGGCGGCCTCGAAGACTATTTCGCCGCTTATGAGGCCGCGGGCGGGGCGCCGGTCGACCGCGACCGGTTCCGCTTCTGGCTCGTCTATCGCACCCTGTGGTGGGCGCTCGGCTGTCTTCAGATGGGGCAGGCGTGGCGCAGCGGCGCCGACACCACGGTCGAGCGCGTTGTCGTCGGGCGGCGCACCGCCGAACAGGAGCTCGACCTGATCACGCTGCTTGAAGCGGAAGCGCCCGAAGCCGAGCGCGCTCGCGCGCTGCCGCCGTCGCCGGGGGCCGGGCCGGCGCCCGTCGGCGAGCCCATCAACCGCGAAATCGTGCAGGCGGTGCGCGACTGGATCGAAGGCGCAATCAAGCCGCATGCCGAGGGGCATGCGAAGTTCGAGGCAGTTGTCGCGATGAATGCGCTCGGCATCGTGATGCGCGACCTCGACGCCCGGACGCGCGCCGAGGATGCGGCGCTTTCGCACGCGCTGATGGCGGGCACCAGGACGCTCGCTGAACCCGGGCTGCTCGCCCGATTGCGCCGCGCGGTGCTCGACAAATGCGCGGTCGACAGCCCCAAATATGCCGCGCTCGCCGCGGCGCGCAGCCTCTGGGGCGGATGA
- a CDS encoding enoyl-CoA hydratase — protein sequence MSLVLITRDDAVATVTLNRPEAMNALSKALRADLAAAMREVAADASIRAIILTGAGERAFTAGLDLKELGADTSNLGAANATSADENPVRAIELCPQPVIGAINGVAITGGFEVALACDILIASTNARFADTHARVGVMPGWGLSQKLSRLIGISRAKELSLTGNFLDAETACAWGLVGRVVAPEELLPAAQALARDIASADPAMVCAYKALIDDGYALPFGAAMALEQERSSAANRSVSADEVEARRLAGDGTRAGTIAIATVQTRLYGGVHEKPWYVRRCCARARHRRTRPCAIGGPGRTGVPRTPRQMAGGFRRNQLPAVPPLWRQGSACFPADRTRNSPGQL from the coding sequence ATGTCCCTCGTCCTCATCACCCGCGACGATGCCGTCGCCACCGTCACCCTCAATCGACCCGAAGCGATGAACGCGCTGTCGAAAGCGCTGCGCGCCGACCTCGCCGCCGCGATGCGGGAGGTCGCGGCGGACGCCAGCATTCGCGCGATCATATTGACCGGGGCGGGGGAGCGGGCGTTCACGGCGGGGCTCGACCTCAAGGAGCTCGGCGCCGACACCAGCAACCTCGGCGCCGCCAACGCAACGAGCGCCGACGAAAATCCGGTGCGCGCGATCGAGCTCTGCCCGCAGCCGGTGATCGGCGCGATCAACGGCGTCGCGATCACCGGCGGGTTCGAGGTCGCGCTGGCGTGCGACATCCTTATCGCCTCGACCAATGCGCGCTTCGCCGACACCCATGCGCGCGTCGGCGTGATGCCCGGCTGGGGGCTGTCGCAGAAATTGTCGCGGCTGATCGGCATCAGCCGCGCCAAGGAATTGTCGCTGACCGGCAATTTCCTCGATGCCGAGACCGCCTGCGCCTGGGGCCTCGTGGGCCGCGTCGTCGCGCCCGAGGAGTTGCTCCCCGCGGCACAGGCGCTGGCGCGCGATATCGCGAGCGCCGATCCCGCCATGGTGTGTGCCTATAAGGCGCTGATCGACGACGGCTATGCCTTACCCTTCGGCGCGGCGATGGCGCTGGAGCAGGAACGCTCCTCGGCCGCGAACCGCAGCGTGAGCGCCGACGAGGTCGAGGCGCGGCGCCTCGCGGGTGATGGAACGCGGGCGGGAACAATAGCGATTGCGACGGTACAAACCCGTTTATACGGTGGTGTCCATGAAAAGCCTTGGTATGTCCGTCGTTGCTGTGCTCGCGCTCGCCATCGCCGCACCCGCCCGTGCGCAATTGGCGGACCCGGAAGAACCGGCGTTCCTCGAACCCCTCGACAAATGGCAGGTGGATTTCGCCGAAACCAGCTGCCGGCTGTTCCGCCGCTTTGGCGACAAGGCTCGGCCTGTTTTCCTGCGGATCGAACGCGAAATAGCCCCGGGCAGCTATAG
- a CDS encoding electron transfer flavoprotein subunit beta/FixA family protein, which produces MKILVPVKRVLDYNVKPRVKSDGTGVDLANVKMSMNPFDEIGVEEAIRLKEKGVATEIVAVSVGPAKAQETLRTALAMGADRAILVQTDDAVEPLAIAKILKAIADAEQPGLVILGKQAIDDDNNQTGQMLAALTGWAQGTFASAVAVDGDSVNVTREVDGGLETVKLKLPAIVTTDLRLNEPRYASLPNIMKAKSKPLDTKTPADYGVDTAPRVKVVKVSEPPVRSAGVKVADVDELVAKLKALGVHS; this is translated from the coding sequence ATGAAAATCCTCGTCCCCGTGAAGCGGGTGCTCGATTACAACGTCAAGCCGCGGGTCAAGTCCGACGGTACGGGCGTCGATCTCGCCAATGTGAAGATGTCGATGAACCCGTTCGACGAGATCGGGGTCGAAGAAGCGATCCGCCTCAAGGAAAAGGGCGTCGCGACCGAGATCGTTGCCGTCAGCGTCGGTCCGGCCAAGGCGCAGGAAACGCTGCGCACCGCGCTCGCGATGGGCGCCGACCGTGCGATCCTGGTGCAGACCGACGATGCGGTCGAGCCGCTCGCGATCGCCAAGATCCTGAAAGCGATTGCCGACGCCGAGCAGCCCGGCCTGGTCATCCTCGGCAAGCAGGCGATCGACGACGACAACAACCAGACCGGCCAGATGCTCGCTGCGCTCACCGGATGGGCGCAGGGCACCTTCGCCAGCGCGGTCGCTGTCGACGGCGACAGCGTCAACGTCACCCGCGAAGTCGACGGCGGCCTCGAGACCGTGAAGCTCAAGCTTCCCGCGATCGTCACCACCGACCTTCGCCTGAACGAGCCGCGCTATGCCTCGCTGCCGAACATCATGAAGGCGAAGTCGAAGCCGCTCGATACCAAGACCCCCGCCGATTACGGCGTCGACACCGCGCCGCGCGTCAAGGTCGTCAAGGTGTCGGAACCGCCGGTCCGCTCGGCCGGCGTCAAGGTCGCCGATGTCGATGAACTGGTTGCCAAGCTGAAAGCGCTGGGAGTGCACTCATGA
- a CDS encoding glycine-rich domain-containing protein, producing MTAEAHPLWMALRDYRVGPPDAALSFEARLARENGWTAAHADAVMAEYRRFLFLAMTAGHMVVPSEAVDQAWHLHLAYTRDYWDRLCGDVLKAPLHHGPTAGGAEEDQRYFTFYAETLASYERLFGEIPPETIWPSAWQRFHVDPRARRVSLADAWVVPKRIVRLGAAAVAVIALAAVALWG from the coding sequence ATGACCGCCGAAGCGCACCCGCTCTGGATGGCGCTGCGCGACTATCGCGTCGGTCCCCCCGACGCGGCGCTCAGCTTCGAGGCGCGGCTGGCGCGCGAAAATGGTTGGACGGCCGCCCATGCCGATGCGGTGATGGCCGAATACCGCCGCTTCCTGTTCCTCGCGATGACCGCGGGCCATATGGTCGTGCCGTCCGAAGCGGTCGACCAGGCGTGGCACCTGCACCTCGCTTATACACGCGATTATTGGGACCGGCTGTGCGGCGATGTGCTGAAGGCACCGCTTCACCACGGACCGACCGCGGGGGGCGCCGAGGAGGACCAGCGCTATTTCACCTTCTACGCCGAAACGCTCGCGAGCTATGAGCGGCTGTTCGGCGAAATTCCGCCCGAGACCATCTGGCCCTCCGCCTGGCAGCGCTTCCATGTCGATCCGCGCGCGCGGCGCGTTTCGCTCGCCGACGCCTGGGTCGTGCCCAAGCGCATCGTTCGGCTTGGCGCCGCCGCCGTGGCTGTGATAGCGCTGGCGGCGGTCGCGCTGTGGGGATGA
- a CDS encoding cupin-like domain-containing protein: protein MPQTDKRALLAEGLAAGDDAAALLERLVGAGVSAASAKYEIDRLGKDPMAAMLRRQAALMAKQNWLFANQRRLAFEADGGFALDTLDRPDPDFFYRHHYEAGRPAKLTGLIDHWPALANWSLDHFASVAGDAVVEAQVERERSADYEIAKDDHRRLVRFGELVDWLRKDEASNDIYLTAYNSGTNATALAPLWDDMAPITLLDQRPRDGFFWLGPKGTLTPWHHDLTNNLLVQVMGRKRVRLAPPWALARMKNSRHCFSDWGNEALPAGEGDAQMPPVLETVIGPGEGVFLPVGWWHQVEALDLSASMSFTSFRRPNIHVEDYASYGEIA from the coding sequence ATGCCCCAAACCGACAAACGCGCGCTGCTGGCCGAAGGGCTGGCCGCCGGCGACGACGCCGCCGCGCTGCTTGAGCGGCTCGTCGGCGCAGGCGTATCGGCGGCATCGGCGAAATATGAGATCGATCGCTTGGGCAAGGACCCGATGGCGGCGATGCTGCGGCGGCAGGCGGCGCTTATGGCCAAGCAGAACTGGCTGTTCGCCAACCAGCGGCGGCTCGCCTTCGAGGCCGACGGCGGCTTCGCGCTCGATACGCTGGACAGGCCCGACCCCGATTTCTTCTATCGGCACCATTATGAGGCGGGGCGTCCCGCGAAGCTGACCGGGTTGATCGATCATTGGCCCGCGCTCGCCAACTGGTCGCTCGACCATTTCGCGAGCGTCGCGGGCGATGCCGTCGTCGAGGCGCAGGTCGAGCGCGAGCGCAGCGCCGATTACGAAATCGCCAAGGACGACCATCGCCGGCTCGTTCGGTTCGGCGAGCTGGTTGACTGGCTCCGCAAGGACGAGGCGAGCAACGACATCTATCTCACGGCTTACAACAGCGGCACAAACGCTACGGCGCTGGCGCCCCTGTGGGACGATATGGCGCCGATCACTTTGCTCGACCAGCGCCCGCGCGACGGCTTTTTCTGGCTCGGGCCCAAGGGCACGCTGACTCCCTGGCACCACGACCTCACCAACAATCTGCTGGTGCAGGTGATGGGCCGCAAGCGCGTGCGTTTGGCGCCGCCCTGGGCCCTCGCGCGGATGAAGAACAGCCGCCACTGCTTCTCCGACTGGGGCAATGAAGCTTTGCCCGCGGGCGAGGGTGATGCACAAATGCCACCGGTGCTGGAAACAGTCATCGGCCCCGGCGAGGGCGTCTTCCTGCCCGTCGGCTGGTGGCACCAGGTCGAGGCGCTCGACCTGTCGGCGAGCATGAGCTTCACCAGCTTTCGCAGGCCCAACATTCATGTAGAGGATTATGCCTCTTATGGAGAAATCGCCTGA
- a CDS encoding TIGR04222 domain-containing membrane protein: MNPLDWDPLAFIGTYFMLLMIVGPVAWLLPRLLRPAGRTQRLRDADSLAYLAGRETRFADTVTTRLLASGAIAVEGKAFRQAGGTAVSGADRAVLALRAPFRWDAMVFALRPEAAALRRRLESAGLLLDGEEFRGLRLLAIAPYAALLLFGAIRLFADIVQGGPLFMLSLLMILTLIPMAIRWRFVSDETRAARAALKEARRENQRIRRAPTIRESDLAVALFGTTVLAGSALAAFYQLRNPHNSPEGSNSSGGCGSSCGGDSGCSSGCGGGGD; encoded by the coding sequence ATGAACCCGCTCGATTGGGACCCGCTGGCCTTTATCGGCACCTATTTTATGCTGTTGATGATCGTCGGGCCGGTCGCCTGGCTGCTACCGCGGTTGCTCCGTCCCGCGGGCCGGACGCAGCGGCTGCGCGACGCCGACAGCCTTGCCTATCTCGCCGGCCGCGAGACGCGCTTCGCCGACACCGTGACCACGCGGCTGCTCGCGTCGGGCGCGATCGCAGTGGAGGGTAAGGCTTTTCGCCAGGCAGGCGGCACCGCTGTGTCGGGCGCCGACCGCGCGGTGCTGGCACTTCGCGCGCCGTTTCGCTGGGATGCGATGGTCTTCGCGCTTCGTCCCGAAGCCGCGGCGCTGCGCCGTCGGCTCGAATCGGCGGGCCTGCTGCTCGACGGCGAGGAGTTTCGCGGTCTGCGGCTGCTGGCGATCGCCCCCTATGCGGCGCTGCTGCTGTTCGGCGCGATCCGGCTGTTCGCCGACATCGTGCAGGGCGGCCCGCTCTTCATGCTGTCGCTGTTGATGATATTGACGCTCATCCCGATGGCGATCCGCTGGCGCTTCGTCAGCGACGAGACGCGCGCCGCGCGTGCCGCGCTCAAGGAGGCGCGGCGCGAAAATCAGCGAATCCGGCGCGCGCCGACGATCCGCGAAAGCGACCTCGCCGTCGCGCTGTTCGGTACGACCGTCTTGGCCGGGTCGGCGCTCGCCGCCTTCTATCAGCTCCGCAACCCGCATAATTCGCCCGAGGGCTCCAATTCGAGCGGCGGTTGCGGCAGCAGCTGCGGCGGGGACAGCGGATGCAGCAGCGGGTGCGGGGGCGGTGGGGATTGA
- a CDS encoding TonB family protein, which yields MDFAETSCRLFRRFGDKARPVFLRIEREIAPGSYSWSVVGSEIPAYSSRAKITIVPASGAPVWEFDAQPYVKPGATEAMIQWLDRDGAMARNFADNQQLVIRGPRKLDLPLHLANVKAALKALDACQTDLMESWGLSAALVAKIAKPPEATGNPGRWATNDDYPSDDRQKRNEGTTTFLLNISAEGKITACRTTKSSGFESLDKQTCQLLLQRATFRPAEDAAGKPVESYFILTACGGSFPSRRPKAQRQAGENAALSIF from the coding sequence GTGGATTTCGCCGAAACCAGCTGCCGGCTGTTCCGCCGCTTTGGCGACAAGGCTCGGCCTGTTTTCCTGCGGATCGAACGCGAAATAGCCCCGGGCAGCTATAGCTGGTCGGTGGTGGGATCGGAGATTCCCGCTTATTCTTCCCGCGCGAAAATCACCATCGTGCCGGCTTCGGGCGCCCCCGTCTGGGAATTCGACGCGCAGCCTTATGTAAAGCCAGGCGCGACCGAGGCGATGATCCAGTGGCTGGACCGTGATGGCGCAATGGCGCGAAATTTTGCCGACAACCAGCAGCTCGTCATTCGCGGGCCCCGGAAACTCGACCTTCCGCTCCATCTGGCCAACGTTAAAGCCGCGCTCAAGGCGCTCGATGCCTGCCAGACCGATTTGATGGAGAGCTGGGGCCTGTCGGCCGCTTTGGTGGCGAAGATTGCGAAGCCGCCCGAAGCGACGGGCAATCCGGGGCGCTGGGCGACGAACGATGATTACCCGTCGGATGACCGGCAGAAGAGGAATGAAGGCACGACCACCTTCCTGCTCAACATATCGGCCGAGGGCAAAATTACGGCTTGCCGGACGACAAAAAGCAGCGGCTTCGAAAGCCTCGACAAGCAAACCTGTCAGCTGCTGTTGCAACGCGCAACCTTCCGTCCGGCCGAGGATGCGGCGGGAAAGCCGGTGGAAAGCTATTTTATTCTAACCGCGTGCGGTGGCAGCTTCCCATCTAGACGCCCGAAGGCTCAGCGCCAAGCCGGTGAGAACGCTGCATTATCGATATTCTAA
- a CDS encoding serine hydrolase domain-containing protein — MRASLIALCLLAATPAAFAAPVSAQTAQTEAVTIDNARIDAALQQMIASDRAAGVSALVWKDGREVYFGSAGFADRAANRPMARDTIAQIYSMTKPVTGVALMQLWEAGKVRLDDPLANYLPEYASMRVYAGKDAAGQPRYVAAERPITVRDIMRHTAGFAYGAGPTPAHDAYVAAAPLALDIDLAEASRRLATVPLLYQPGKQWEYSIAVDVQAALVEKLSGQPFADYVRAHIFEPLKMRETAWRQPDTRLPRFAAMYEKREGRMVQQDAVASRVLNFQDHKLTPGGFGLASTLDDYQRFARMLLNGGELEGARILKSSTVKLMASDQLDPAVKERSWLPSKGHVGFGFDFAVRKGQPLTAEESRGATGEFFWDGMASTLFWVDPANELTAVLFVQTLPYDGTLHRDFRAAVYGPGYKGPPGD, encoded by the coding sequence ATGCGCGCTTCGCTGATCGCCCTTTGCCTGCTGGCGGCTACGCCCGCCGCTTTCGCCGCGCCCGTCTCCGCGCAGACGGCGCAGACCGAAGCCGTCACCATCGACAACGCACGCATCGACGCCGCGCTCCAGCAGATGATCGCCAGCGACCGGGCGGCAGGCGTGTCGGCCTTGGTGTGGAAGGACGGGCGCGAGGTCTATTTCGGCAGCGCCGGTTTCGCCGACCGCGCCGCCAACCGCCCGATGGCGCGCGATACGATCGCGCAAATCTATTCGATGACCAAGCCGGTGACCGGGGTCGCGCTGATGCAATTGTGGGAAGCGGGCAAGGTCCGCCTCGACGATCCGCTGGCGAACTATCTGCCCGAATATGCGAGCATGCGCGTCTATGCGGGCAAGGATGCGGCGGGGCAGCCGCGCTATGTCGCCGCCGAACGCCCGATCACGGTGCGCGACATCATGCGTCACACCGCGGGCTTCGCTTATGGCGCCGGGCCGACCCCGGCGCACGATGCCTATGTCGCCGCGGCGCCGCTCGCGCTCGACATCGACCTCGCCGAAGCGAGCCGCCGACTTGCGACCGTGCCCTTGCTCTACCAGCCGGGGAAGCAATGGGAATATAGCATCGCGGTCGATGTTCAGGCGGCGCTGGTCGAGAAACTCTCGGGTCAGCCCTTCGCCGACTATGTTCGCGCGCACATCTTCGAACCGCTGAAGATGCGCGAAACCGCTTGGCGCCAGCCCGATACGCGGCTGCCGCGTTTTGCCGCCATGTATGAGAAGCGCGAGGGCAGGATGGTCCAGCAGGATGCCGTCGCCTCGCGCGTCCTGAACTTTCAGGATCACAAACTCACGCCGGGCGGCTTCGGCCTCGCCTCGACGCTCGACGATTATCAGCGCTTCGCGCGCATGCTGCTGAACGGCGGCGAACTGGAGGGCGCGCGCATCCTCAAATCCTCGACGGTGAAGCTGATGGCGAGCGACCAGCTCGATCCCGCCGTCAAGGAGCGTTCGTGGCTCCCCAGCAAAGGTCATGTCGGTTTCGGTTTCGACTTTGCAGTGCGCAAGGGGCAACCGCTGACCGCCGAGGAAAGCCGCGGCGCGACGGGCGAATTTTTCTGGGACGGCATGGCCTCGACCTTGTTCTGGGTCGATCCCGCGAACGAGCTGACCGCGGTCCTCTTCGTCCAGACGCTGCCCTACGACGGCACGCTCCACCGCGACTTCCGCGCGGCGGTATATGGGCCGGGCTATAAGGGGCCGCCGGGCGACTGA
- a CDS encoding DUF389 domain-containing protein, translating to MTGDHPGVPGIEGSSFSAGGRRATRGEPEDNNAAAGGDAHGRSLILASVARDARLDTKFLLLVVLATAIATLGLLQSSAPVVIGAMLVSPLLGPIMGIGFGLATIESNLIKRSLVTLAAGTLVAIVVAALIIWLSPIQDVTPEIRARTQPTLIDLGVAVVGGIAGVYAIMRKLSGVMVGVAIATALLPPLSTVAFGIVTGRPDFAMGGGLLFLTNTLAIAFSVTIVARLNKFGPSLTPQHTVMQVVGIVATLGILSIPLALSFNNIVREIRARTAVQSELDRLLARGDRVDSLTVRMEGDAITVDGVVLVDRFASGLNDTLAARMRARLDREVSINLAQLRKQSNAAAQVEEQLSSRIATLETRDADSASILTALTVGGLVPRDRVLIDAQARRVVVQRDREAEGEQVAAAVDRVMASAQAAHPQWLIQNGALSDAAAEDTAAP from the coding sequence GTGACCGGCGATCATCCCGGCGTGCCCGGTATCGAGGGTAGCTCCTTCAGTGCCGGGGGGCGCCGCGCGACGCGCGGCGAGCCCGAAGATAATAACGCAGCGGCCGGGGGCGACGCCCACGGCCGCTCGTTGATTCTGGCGAGCGTCGCGCGCGACGCGCGGCTCGACACCAAATTCCTGCTGCTCGTGGTCCTGGCCACGGCGATCGCCACATTGGGCCTGCTGCAAAGTTCGGCACCGGTGGTGATCGGCGCGATGCTCGTGTCGCCGCTGCTCGGGCCGATCATGGGGATCGGCTTCGGCCTCGCGACGATCGAGAGCAATCTGATCAAGCGTTCGCTCGTCACGCTGGCGGCGGGAACGCTCGTCGCTATCGTCGTTGCGGCGCTGATCATCTGGCTGTCGCCGATCCAGGACGTCACGCCCGAAATCCGCGCGCGGACCCAGCCGACGCTCATCGACCTCGGTGTCGCGGTCGTCGGCGGCATCGCGGGCGTCTATGCGATCATGCGCAAATTGTCGGGCGTGATGGTCGGCGTGGCGATCGCCACCGCGCTGCTGCCGCCGCTGTCGACCGTCGCTTTCGGCATCGTCACCGGGCGCCCCGATTTCGCGATGGGCGGCGGGCTGCTCTTCCTGACCAACACGCTCGCGATCGCCTTTTCGGTGACGATCGTCGCGCGGCTCAACAAATTCGGGCCGTCGCTCACCCCGCAGCACACCGTGATGCAGGTCGTCGGGATCGTCGCGACGCTGGGCATATTGTCGATCCCGCTCGCTCTCTCCTTCAACAATATCGTCCGCGAAATCCGCGCCCGCACGGCGGTGCAGTCCGAACTCGACCGGCTGCTCGCGCGCGGCGACCGCGTCGACAGCCTGACCGTCCGCATGGAGGGCGACGCGATCACGGTCGACGGCGTCGTGCTCGTCGACCGCTTCGCCTCGGGGCTCAACGACACGCTCGCGGCACGGATGCGTGCGCGGCTCGACCGCGAGGTCAGCATCAACCTGGCGCAACTGCGCAAGCAGAGCAACGCCGCCGCGCAGGTCGAGGAGCAATTGAGCAGCCGCATCGCGACGCTCGAGACGCGCGATGCCGACAGTGCGTCGATCCTGACCGCGCTGACCGTCGGCGGACTGGTGCCGCGCGACCGGGTGCTCATCGACGCGCAGGCGCGTCGCGTCGTCGTCCAGCGCGACCGCGAGGCCGAGGGCGAACAGGTCGCTGCGGCGGTCGACCGGGTGATGGCGAGTGCGCAGGCCGCGCATCCGCAGTGGCTTATCCAGAACGGCGCGTTGAGCGATGCGGCGGCCGAGGACACGGCGGCGCCCTAG
- a CDS encoding electron transfer flavoprotein subunit alpha/FixB family protein yields MKTLVWVEHDGSAVKDATLAVVTAASKLGEVHLLVAGEGVDAVAKEAAQIAGVGKVHVADNAAFGHNLPENVAPLIADLMGSHDAFLAPATTTGKNIAPRVAALLDVMQISEILSVEGEKSFTRPIYAGNAIATVESSDAKLVLTVRGTAFDKAATSGGSGTIEAVTAGGDAGTSSFVGAEIAKQDRPELTSAKIIVSGGRALGSSEKYEEVIVPLADKLGAALGASRAAVDAGYVPNDYQVGQTGKIVAPQVYFAIGISGAIQHLAGMKDSKTIVAINKDEDAPIFQVADFGLVADLFSAVPELTGKI; encoded by the coding sequence ATGAAAACTCTGGTTTGGGTCGAACATGACGGCAGCGCCGTCAAGGACGCCACGCTCGCGGTGGTCACCGCCGCGTCGAAGCTTGGCGAAGTCCATCTGCTCGTCGCCGGCGAAGGCGTCGATGCGGTTGCCAAGGAAGCCGCGCAGATCGCGGGCGTCGGCAAGGTCCATGTCGCGGACAACGCCGCTTTCGGTCACAATTTGCCCGAGAATGTCGCGCCGCTGATCGCCGACCTGATGGGCAGCCACGACGCGTTCCTCGCGCCCGCGACGACCACCGGCAAGAATATCGCGCCGCGCGTCGCCGCGCTGCTCGACGTCATGCAGATTTCGGAAATCCTGTCGGTCGAGGGCGAGAAGAGCTTCACGCGCCCGATCTATGCCGGCAACGCGATCGCGACCGTCGAGTCGAGCGATGCCAAGCTGGTCCTCACCGTGCGCGGCACCGCGTTCGACAAGGCCGCGACCTCGGGCGGCTCGGGCACGATCGAAGCGGTCACAGCGGGCGGCGATGCCGGCACGTCGAGCTTCGTCGGCGCCGAAATCGCCAAGCAGGATCGCCCCGAACTCACCTCGGCCAAGATCATCGTGTCGGGCGGCCGTGCGCTGGGTTCGAGCGAGAAGTACGAAGAAGTCATCGTCCCGCTCGCCGACAAGCTCGGCGCCGCGCTCGGTGCCAGCCGCGCCGCGGTCGATGCGGGCTATGTCCCCAACGACTATCAGGTCGGCCAGACCGGCAAGATCGTCGCGCCGCAGGTCTATTTCGCAATCGGCATCTCGGGCGCGATCCAGCATCTCGCCGGCATGAAGGATTCGAAGACCATCGTCGCGATCAACAAGGACGAAGACGCGCCGATCTTCCAGGTTGCCGACTTCGGCCTCGTTGCCGATCTGTTCAGCGCCGTTCCGGAGCTGACCGGCAAGATCTGA